Proteins from a genomic interval of Cupriavidus sp. WKF15:
- a CDS encoding cupin domain-containing protein: MPKSPVYFVSTADTPGYHPANHTGTLNRRLISPETVGARHLEVLHGTIEKGKGALPHAHPGIEQVCYVLEGRAIAEVGGQSKELGPGDCCYFPPDTMHVFTVVSDEPAKILVIYSPPYEESPERVVRPA; encoded by the coding sequence ATGCCGAAATCCCCCGTCTATTTCGTTTCCACCGCAGATACCCCGGGCTACCACCCGGCCAACCACACCGGCACCCTCAACCGCCGGCTGATTTCCCCCGAGACTGTCGGCGCGCGCCACCTCGAAGTCCTGCACGGCACGATCGAGAAGGGCAAGGGCGCGCTGCCGCACGCGCACCCGGGCATCGAGCAGGTCTGCTACGTGCTGGAAGGCCGCGCCATTGCCGAGGTCGGCGGCCAGAGCAAGGAACTGGGGCCGGGCGACTGCTGCTACTTTCCGCCGGACACCATGCACGTGTTCACCGTGGTGAGCGACGAGCCGGCCAAGATCCTCGTGATCTATTCCCCGCCTTACGAAGAATCCCCGGAGCGCGTCGTGCGGCCCGCGTAG
- a CDS encoding uracil-DNA glycosylase family protein, with translation MPAKSRSPLDILLDDITGCRACDLPCGPRPVVRAAASARLLIVGQAPGRRVHETGIPWNDPSGDQLRTWLDMTRDAFYDARRVAIVPMGFCYPGKGASGDLPPRPECAPLWHARLLATMPHIRLTLLVGRYAQAYYLRGHARPTLTDTVAAYADYLPDFLPLPHPSPRNRLWLRRNPWFEADVVPRLRQQVAMALAD, from the coding sequence TTGCCCGCCAAGTCCCGTTCCCCCCTCGACATCCTTCTCGATGACATCACCGGCTGCCGCGCCTGCGACTTGCCGTGCGGACCGCGCCCGGTCGTGCGGGCAGCCGCCAGCGCGCGCCTGCTGATCGTCGGCCAGGCGCCCGGCCGCCGCGTGCATGAAACCGGCATCCCATGGAACGACCCGTCGGGCGACCAGCTGCGCACCTGGCTGGACATGACGCGTGACGCCTTCTACGACGCCAGACGCGTGGCGATCGTGCCGATGGGCTTCTGCTACCCCGGCAAGGGTGCCAGCGGCGACCTGCCGCCGCGGCCCGAATGCGCGCCCCTGTGGCACGCCCGGTTGCTGGCGACCATGCCACATATCAGGCTCACGCTCCTGGTCGGCCGCTACGCCCAGGCGTACTACCTCAGGGGCCATGCCAGGCCGACGCTGACCGACACGGTTGCCGCTTACGCCGACTACCTGCCCGATTTCCTGCCTTTGCCGCATCCCAGCCCGCGCAACCGGCTCTGGCTGCGTCGCAACCCGTGGTTCGAGGCAGACGTCGTGCCGCGGCTACGGCAGCAGGTGGCCATGGCGCTGGCGGACTGA
- a CDS encoding SDR family NAD(P)-dependent oxidoreductase, giving the protein MKLKNRVAIVTGGASGIGAATVRRFVAEGATVVLTDLSERGERLARKLAGAGHAVQFSRVDVTREHEVRELVAAVARDFGRLDIMVANAGIAQQAVPVESLTSEAWHQMLDVNLTGVFLSNKYAIAQMKQQGGGGAVVNVASVLGHVGRPGATAYNAAKGGVVNMMRSLGVACAKEGIRVNAVCPGYIETPLIAGAGTDFLAQVTNLHPIGRLGRAEEIAAAITFLASDDASFMAGTSLMVDGGYTAQ; this is encoded by the coding sequence ATGAAGCTGAAGAACAGGGTGGCGATTGTCACCGGAGGCGCCAGCGGGATTGGCGCGGCAACCGTGCGGCGGTTCGTCGCCGAAGGTGCGACGGTGGTGCTGACGGACCTGTCGGAACGCGGCGAGCGGCTGGCCCGCAAGCTGGCCGGCGCGGGGCATGCGGTGCAATTCTCGCGCGTGGACGTCACGCGCGAGCACGAGGTGCGTGAACTGGTGGCAGCGGTGGCGCGGGATTTTGGCCGGCTCGACATCATGGTCGCGAATGCCGGTATCGCGCAGCAAGCCGTGCCGGTCGAATCGCTTACCAGCGAGGCCTGGCACCAGATGCTGGACGTGAACCTCACCGGCGTATTCCTCAGCAACAAGTACGCCATCGCGCAGATGAAGCAGCAGGGAGGCGGCGGCGCGGTCGTCAATGTCGCCTCGGTGCTGGGCCATGTCGGCAGGCCGGGCGCCACGGCATACAACGCGGCCAAGGGCGGCGTGGTGAACATGATGCGCTCGCTCGGTGTGGCCTGCGCAAAGGAGGGCATTCGGGTCAATGCGGTATGCCCCGGGTATATCGAGACACCGTTGATCGCTGGCGCCGGCACCGATTTCCTCGCGCAGGTCACGAACCTCCATCCGATCGGCCGGCTCGGCCGGGCAGAGGAAATTGCCGCGGCCATCACGTTCCTGGCAAGCGATGATGCCTCGTTCATGGCTGGAACCAGCCTGATGGTGGATGGCGGCTATACCGCCCAATAG
- a CDS encoding porin, with amino-acid sequence MKRAILALAAAMACGAAQAQSSVTLYGVTDVNIEYVNKVGVVPTPANGFNPGTGHSVVRENSGGYSGSRWGLRGTEDLGSGLKSVFVLESGFNLDAGTLQQGGRMFGRQAFVGVKSDSYGQVTFGRQYTSLFVSMANFVPARFATQYEPAGVIAGANFREDNVAQYTGTFGPVTAMAHWSFGVGTTLPQINPGIPTLGGNGEVPGQFRRDSAYGAGVTYMNGPLGLGVAYDQWNPTIGTGNGTIKKAAVMASYAIGAGKVMGGYRWGQNKDQTGKEFLRDDFYWIGGQYRVSTALDFTLEYDYQNLKNLGGSTNAANPWQIALIADYAFSKRTDVYLTTAYTRNAGLAMDSAAIGFATSLSLGNSYSLSSGQKSMYGAAVGIRHIF; translated from the coding sequence ATGAAGAGAGCAATTCTTGCCCTGGCCGCCGCGATGGCATGTGGTGCAGCCCAGGCGCAGTCCAGCGTAACGCTGTACGGCGTGACCGACGTCAACATCGAATACGTCAACAAGGTCGGCGTCGTGCCGACGCCGGCCAACGGCTTCAATCCTGGCACGGGCCATTCGGTGGTCCGCGAGAACTCCGGCGGCTACTCCGGCTCGCGTTGGGGCCTGCGCGGCACGGAAGACCTCGGTAGCGGACTGAAGTCCGTCTTCGTGCTGGAAAGCGGCTTCAACCTCGATGCCGGCACCCTGCAGCAGGGCGGACGCATGTTCGGCCGCCAGGCCTTTGTCGGCGTCAAGTCGGACAGCTACGGGCAGGTCACCTTCGGCCGCCAGTACACGTCGCTGTTCGTGTCGATGGCCAACTTCGTGCCGGCCCGCTTCGCCACGCAGTATGAACCGGCGGGCGTCATTGCCGGCGCGAACTTCCGCGAGGACAACGTGGCGCAGTACACGGGCACGTTCGGTCCCGTGACCGCCATGGCGCACTGGTCGTTCGGCGTCGGCACCACGCTGCCGCAGATCAATCCCGGTATTCCCACCTTGGGCGGCAATGGCGAAGTGCCCGGCCAGTTCCGGCGCGATTCGGCCTACGGTGCCGGCGTGACCTACATGAACGGCCCGCTCGGCCTGGGCGTTGCCTATGACCAGTGGAACCCGACGATCGGCACTGGCAACGGCACGATAAAAAAGGCGGCCGTCATGGCCAGCTATGCGATTGGCGCGGGCAAGGTGATGGGCGGCTACCGCTGGGGGCAGAACAAGGACCAGACCGGCAAAGAGTTCCTGCGCGACGACTTCTACTGGATCGGTGGGCAGTACCGCGTGTCGACGGCGCTGGACTTCACGCTGGAGTACGACTACCAGAACCTGAAGAACCTCGGCGGCAGCACGAATGCGGCCAATCCGTGGCAGATTGCCCTGATTGCCGACTATGCGTTCTCGAAGCGGACCGACGTCTACCTGACCACGGCATATACGCGCAACGCCGGCCTGGCCATGGACTCGGCGGCAATCGGCTTCGCCACCAGCCTGTCGCTGGGCAACAGCTACTCGCTGTCCAGCGGGCAGAAATCCATGTATGGCGCGGCCGTCGGCATCCGCCATATCTTCTGA
- a CDS encoding TauD/TfdA family dioxygenase has product MRVEQLTCAIGAELIGVSLADAIHDDGLFAGIREALLRHRVLFLRDQDITAAQHVAFARRFGDLEDHPVTGSDPENPGLVQIYKTPENPPDRYENAWHTDATWREAPPLGAVLRCRECPPVGGDTMWANMALAYENLPAHVKEQIADLRARHSIEASFGAAMPIEKRLALKAQFPDAEHPVVRTHPETGEKVLFVNGFTTHFTNFHTPARVRFGQDNNPGAADLLRYLVTQATIPEYQVRWRWKKNSVAIWDNRSTQHYAVMDYPPCHRRMDRATIIGDRPF; this is encoded by the coding sequence ATGCGAGTTGAACAACTTACCTGCGCAATCGGTGCCGAGCTCATCGGGGTCAGCCTGGCCGATGCGATCCATGACGACGGTCTGTTCGCCGGCATTCGCGAGGCGCTGCTCAGGCACCGCGTGCTGTTCCTGCGCGACCAGGACATCACGGCCGCCCAGCACGTGGCCTTTGCCCGGCGCTTCGGGGATCTGGAGGATCACCCCGTGACGGGCAGCGATCCGGAGAATCCGGGGCTGGTGCAGATCTACAAGACGCCCGAGAACCCGCCGGATCGCTACGAGAACGCCTGGCACACGGATGCTACCTGGCGCGAAGCACCGCCGCTTGGCGCTGTCCTGCGGTGCCGCGAGTGCCCGCCGGTCGGGGGCGACACCATGTGGGCCAACATGGCGCTGGCGTACGAAAACCTGCCGGCCCACGTCAAGGAGCAGATCGCCGACCTGCGCGCGCGTCACAGCATCGAGGCGAGCTTTGGCGCCGCCATGCCCATCGAAAAGCGCCTGGCGTTGAAGGCCCAGTTTCCTGACGCCGAGCACCCGGTGGTGCGGACCCACCCGGAGACCGGCGAGAAGGTGCTGTTCGTCAACGGGTTTACCACGCACTTCACCAATTTCCACACGCCGGCGCGCGTGCGTTTCGGCCAGGACAACAACCCCGGGGCGGCGGACCTGCTGCGCTACCTGGTGACGCAGGCGACCATCCCCGAATACCAGGTCCGCTGGCGCTGGAAGAAGAACAGCGTGGCGATCTGGGACAACCGGTCGACCCAGCATTACGCCGTCATGGACTATCCGCCGTGCCACCGGAGGATGGACCGCGCAACGATCATCGGAGACCGTCCTTTCTGA